From one Butyricimonas faecihominis genomic stretch:
- a CDS encoding translocation/assembly module TamB domain-containing protein — translation MIGLVFLAFAAYMALMTPFVQTRLVDYFTRILEERTGTTISIGRVEFRPIESLILNDVFVRDCRQDTLVFCERLVMKVDSVSFVKRRFTITEAAFEKAKFNLWIERRQDGGESLTNVEQLINSFSSSKVDTVPQTSSGWNVNLTQVILKDCRFRYIESDYEPTDYGINWTDVECQNLNVRVSGIDFSNKQYRAKVAGLRFKEKSGFEVTNMGGEVVASDDNLLITNTFIQTERSKVYLDTLEYNWVPEHDYWRNFTTRMQQRYVFTDSRVSFDDLSYFNGKLLGMHNTVFGSGVVFNTINNLEGRDLEIYLGDKSVLHGSFASHGLPAFFETDFNIDFTDTKVSPPELEAIYMPWLRSHYVKIPEILHKYDVFTFDGNFQGKIEDFAVKARTTTPGMVGSVLFNCVMDSIGDIRYDGWFGLGQVQFGFLTEQSFLGRGSFFGKFDGVLGDTISRFNLSSNVRRLQLYDKEIRDIRLTLGTEGEHLYLLSSVKNDSLQADVLLDYIMGDTLSLAKTEGYVNVRRWDSWAPSVFGERESVEFDFSGTLKQSEDNCWVELLVPGLKYENSRGTWSTDSLKFSTTILGEYSFTQLQSDVADVTMEGFFHSLEVTDLWNSFLVSYLPDYKYAVDKALPEGTSLMLDVHLNDINPFLKVAYPQLKLSRGGNLACEYHYADRQVELSLEADTISYGDFKLRDSRMKLNGDGINLHCTYSADELRYMNFGKLYNVRNVIEVNTNNVSERLTWCNWERESYSGSFAANLRLLKYGDRHLTQVFIHPSTFVMADSTWHVARSMILKEDNNIFVNNFEINRGEQRFRLWGRVTDNPRDVLSLEFHDFSLTEFNKILFDNKLQLFGQVNGEVKIRDLYNDNLIYANVNVDQWGVNRDTLGVLDLNSRWDALNSALEISMVNRMKERTPIGVFGYYKPSTDSLNVNLELSKIEVNYLAGYFPDMLKGGEGTISGNLVMKGTTQKASVDGFLEMDSVALTVAGLNTAFKVDERLPVKNNRVVLDNFKIYDAKGHASVCSGYYDLNSNLYDVSLKFNNFRVLNTKANQNEAFYGQLYITGQTRMNNLSGDGALSVNLKPEAHSVLYIPLTSALTEEDGSFLHFINNRQADEGRRAEEERSSLVSNFDLNANIEINNNLEVQIIFDPTIGDILKTVGSGNLRFGLGKDNELDMFGEYKIEKGDYLFTLSNLINKKFVLNPGGSIRWNGSPYDATIDVSAIYNLRTSLSDLLAGTTTTVDKTTKVPVECELKLGENLMNPNVQFGINFPSLDVQMRSLMQSFFSSQDEINKQMFSLLILNKFYTPDYIDKDAELEERNAGYQMGVTTASELLSNQLSRWLSQISNNFDIGFSYRPGDQVTTNEFELALSTQIWNNRVTISANGNMMEKAKTNSNTSITGDFDVDVKLNRQGTLHLKAYSHTDEKITYNATETVQGVGVSYQETFDTFRELFRKYLAIFKRKKQSTSPVQSSDNKQ, via the coding sequence GTGATAGGATTGGTCTTTTTGGCCTTTGCTGCATACATGGCTTTAATGACCCCGTTTGTACAGACGAGGTTAGTGGATTATTTTACCCGTATTTTAGAGGAACGGACGGGAACCACGATTTCTATCGGACGGGTGGAATTCCGCCCGATAGAGTCATTGATTTTAAATGATGTGTTTGTTCGGGATTGTCGTCAAGATACGCTTGTGTTTTGCGAGCGACTGGTGATGAAGGTGGATTCCGTGAGTTTCGTGAAAAGACGTTTCACGATTACGGAGGCTGCTTTCGAAAAAGCCAAGTTTAATTTATGGATCGAACGTAGGCAAGATGGAGGGGAGAGTCTTACAAACGTGGAACAGCTCATTAATTCTTTTTCATCTTCCAAGGTCGATACCGTGCCTCAAACCTCTTCGGGGTGGAACGTGAATCTGACTCAGGTAATATTGAAAGATTGTCGTTTCCGGTATATCGAGAGCGATTATGAACCGACAGATTACGGGATTAACTGGACAGACGTGGAGTGTCAGAATCTGAACGTGCGTGTTTCAGGTATTGATTTTTCGAACAAGCAATATCGGGCTAAAGTTGCGGGACTTCGTTTCAAGGAAAAGTCCGGTTTCGAGGTGACCAATATGGGAGGGGAAGTCGTGGCGAGTGATGATAATTTGTTGATAACAAACACGTTTATACAGACAGAACGAAGTAAGGTTTATTTGGATACGTTGGAGTATAACTGGGTTCCGGAACACGATTACTGGCGTAATTTTACCACGAGGATGCAACAGCGTTACGTGTTTACCGATTCTAGGGTAAGTTTTGATGATCTGTCGTATTTTAACGGGAAGTTATTGGGGATGCATAATACCGTTTTCGGTAGCGGGGTGGTCTTTAACACGATAAATAATCTGGAAGGGCGTGATTTAGAGATTTATTTGGGGGATAAAAGCGTGCTGCATGGTTCATTTGCATCGCACGGGTTACCTGCTTTTTTCGAAACGGATTTCAATATCGATTTCACGGACACGAAGGTGTCTCCACCGGAATTGGAGGCTATTTATATGCCTTGGCTTAGAAGTCATTACGTGAAAATACCGGAAATCTTGCATAAATATGATGTCTTTACTTTTGACGGGAATTTTCAGGGAAAGATTGAGGACTTTGCTGTTAAGGCTCGTACCACGACTCCCGGAATGGTGGGAAGCGTGCTTTTTAATTGCGTGATGGACAGTATCGGGGATATTCGTTACGATGGTTGGTTCGGTTTAGGACAGGTGCAATTCGGATTTCTCACGGAACAATCCTTTTTGGGTAGAGGGTCATTTTTCGGGAAGTTTGATGGGGTGTTGGGTGATACAATTTCTCGATTTAATTTGTCGAGTAATGTACGTCGTTTGCAGTTATATGATAAGGAAATTCGGGATATTCGCTTGACATTGGGAACGGAAGGTGAACACTTGTATTTACTTTCTTCCGTGAAAAATGATAGTTTGCAGGCTGATGTTCTTTTGGATTATATTATGGGCGACACGTTGAGTTTGGCAAAGACTGAAGGCTATGTGAACGTGCGTCGGTGGGATTCGTGGGCTCCCTCTGTTTTTGGGGAGAGAGAGTCTGTTGAATTTGATTTTAGCGGTACTTTGAAGCAAAGTGAGGATAATTGCTGGGTGGAATTGCTGGTGCCGGGGTTGAAGTACGAGAACAGTAGGGGAACGTGGAGTACCGATTCCTTAAAATTTTCCACGACTATACTGGGAGAGTACAGTTTCACTCAATTGCAGTCGGATGTGGCGGACGTGACGATGGAAGGTTTCTTCCATTCCTTGGAAGTGACGGATTTGTGGAATAGTTTTTTGGTAAGTTATTTGCCCGACTATAAGTATGCTGTTGACAAGGCTTTGCCGGAGGGTACGAGCCTGATGCTGGATGTGCATTTAAATGACATTAATCCTTTTTTGAAGGTGGCTTACCCGCAACTGAAATTGTCCCGGGGTGGGAACTTGGCCTGTGAGTATCATTATGCCGATCGTCAAGTAGAGTTGTCTTTGGAGGCAGATACAATTTCCTATGGTGATTTTAAATTACGTGATTCCCGAATGAAACTGAATGGGGACGGGATAAACTTGCACTGCACGTATTCTGCTGATGAATTGAGATATATGAATTTCGGGAAGTTGTATAATGTGCGGAACGTGATAGAAGTAAACACGAATAACGTGAGCGAGCGTCTGACTTGGTGTAATTGGGAGAGGGAGAGTTATAGCGGGTCGTTTGCAGCTAACTTGCGTTTGTTGAAATACGGAGACCGCCATTTAACCCAAGTGTTTATTCATCCGAGTACGTTTGTTATGGCGGATAGTACATGGCACGTGGCACGTTCCATGATTTTGAAGGAGGACAATAATATTTTCGTGAATAATTTTGAAATCAACCGGGGCGAACAGCGTTTTCGTTTATGGGGACGGGTGACGGATAATCCTCGTGATGTTCTTTCTTTGGAGTTTCATGATTTCAGTTTGACCGAGTTTAACAAGATCCTTTTTGATAATAAATTACAACTTTTCGGTCAGGTAAATGGTGAAGTGAAGATTCGAGATTTGTATAATGATAATTTGATATATGCCAACGTGAATGTGGATCAGTGGGGAGTTAACCGGGATACATTAGGGGTACTGGATTTGAATTCTCGTTGGGACGCGTTGAATAGTGCTTTGGAGATAAGCATGGTTAACCGGATGAAGGAGAGAACCCCGATCGGGGTATTCGGGTATTATAAGCCTTCTACGGATAGTTTGAACGTGAATCTGGAGCTTTCCAAGATCGAGGTGAATTATCTGGCCGGTTATTTCCCCGATATGTTGAAAGGTGGTGAGGGTACGATCTCGGGTAATCTGGTTATGAAGGGGACAACACAAAAAGCCTCGGTTGACGGTTTTCTGGAAATGGATTCCGTGGCGCTTACGGTAGCCGGATTGAACACGGCGTTTAAAGTCGATGAGCGTTTACCCGTGAAGAATAATCGGGTCGTGCTGGATAATTTCAAGATATATGATGCCAAGGGACACGCGTCGGTTTGTTCGGGGTATTACGATCTGAATTCGAATTTATACGACGTGTCGCTTAAATTTAATAATTTTCGGGTGTTGAATACCAAGGCAAACCAGAATGAAGCATTTTACGGGCAACTGTATATCACGGGACAGACCCGGATGAATAATTTGTCCGGGGACGGGGCTTTATCCGTGAATCTAAAACCGGAAGCGCATTCCGTACTTTACATTCCATTGACTTCCGCGTTGACGGAGGAAGATGGGAGTTTCCTACATTTTATAAATAATCGTCAGGCAGATGAGGGACGGCGTGCGGAAGAAGAGCGTTCTTCACTGGTTTCTAATTTTGATTTGAATGCTAATATCGAGATCAATAATAATCTGGAGGTTCAGATTATTTTCGACCCCACGATCGGGGATATTTTGAAAACGGTGGGAAGTGGTAATCTGCGTTTCGGTTTGGGGAAAGATAACGAGTTGGATATGTTCGGGGAGTATAAGATCGAGAAAGGGGATTACTTGTTCACGTTGAGTAATTTGATTAATAAGAAGTTCGTGCTTAACCCCGGGGGAAGTATCAGGTGGAATGGCTCGCCGTATGATGCCACAATCGACGTGAGTGCTATATATAATTTACGTACTTCTTTGAGTGATTTGCTTGCCGGAACTACGACGACGGTGGATAAGACAACGAAAGTGCCTGTTGAGTGCGAGTTGAAGTTGGGGGAGAATCTGATGAACCCGAACGTGCAGTTCGGCATTAATTTCCCTTCTCTCGACGTGCAGATGCGAAGTCTGATGCAGAGCTTTTTTTCCAGTCAGGACGAGATTAATAAACAGATGTTTTCTTTGTTGATATTGAACAAGTTCTATACTCCGGATTATATTGATAAGGATGCCGAACTGGAGGAACGGAATGCAGGTTACCAGATGGGAGTGACGACAGCGAGTGAGTTGTTGTCAAATCAACTATCTCGTTGGTTATCGCAGATCAGTAATAATTTTGATATTGGTTTTTCTTACCGTCCGGGTGATCAGGTGACGACAAACGAGTTCGAGCTGGCCTTGTCGACCCAGATCTGGAATAACCGGGTGACGATTTCTGCCAATGGTAACATGATGGAGAAAGCAAAGACTAATTCCAACACGTCAATCACGGGTGATTTTGACGTGGATGTGAAATTAAATCGTCAGGGGACGCTGCATCTGAAGGCCTATTCGCATACAGACGAGAAGATTACCTATAATGCGACCGAGACCGTGCAAGGTGTCGGTGTCTCTTATCAAGAGACTTTTGATACCTTCCGAGAGTTATTCCGTAAATACTTGGCTATTTTTAAGCGGAAAAAACAATCGACGTCTCCCGTGCAATCTTCTGATAATAAGCAGTAA
- the rocD gene encoding ornithine--oxo-acid transaminase has translation MTEQEYMDREAQYGAHNYHPLPVVLEKGEGIYVWDVNGKRYFDFLSAYSAVNQGHCHPKIVEAMTEQAKKLALTSRAFYNNVLGEWEEYITKYFGYDKVLPMNSGAEADETALKLCRRWGYDVKGIPADQAKIIVCDNNFHGRTITIVTLSNDPSSYAGFGPFTPGFVRIPYDDIPALEEALKDPNVAGFLLEPIQGEAGVYVPHEGYLKKAYDLCKAHNVLFMADEVQTGIARTGRMLACDHEGVRPDVLILGKAISGGLMPVSCVLADDEIMLTIKPGEHGSTYGGNPIAAKVSMAALQVIKDEKLEENAERLGKIFRERMKAIKSDMVELVRGKGLLNAVVITPKNGKTAWDVCLKLRDNGLLAKPTHEHIIRFAPPLVINEEQLIEAIGIIEKTLKEFE, from the coding sequence ATGACCGAACAAGAGTACATGGACCGCGAGGCCCAATACGGTGCTCACAATTACCATCCACTTCCCGTGGTGTTAGAAAAAGGAGAAGGTATTTACGTGTGGGATGTTAACGGAAAGCGTTATTTCGATTTCCTGTCGGCTTATTCTGCCGTGAATCAAGGACACTGCCACCCGAAGATTGTAGAGGCAATGACGGAGCAAGCCAAAAAGTTGGCTTTGACTTCCCGGGCTTTCTATAATAACGTGCTGGGTGAATGGGAAGAATATATCACCAAATATTTCGGGTACGATAAGGTGCTACCGATGAATAGTGGTGCTGAGGCTGACGAGACTGCTTTGAAATTATGCCGTCGTTGGGGATATGACGTGAAGGGAATCCCTGCCGATCAAGCTAAGATTATTGTTTGTGATAATAATTTCCATGGGCGTACGATCACGATTGTTACGCTTTCTAACGATCCTTCTTCTTATGCTGGATTCGGACCTTTCACTCCCGGATTCGTGAGAATACCGTATGATGATATTCCTGCTTTGGAAGAGGCGTTGAAAGACCCGAACGTGGCCGGATTCCTGTTAGAACCGATTCAAGGCGAGGCTGGTGTTTATGTACCGCATGAAGGATATTTGAAAAAAGCGTATGATTTGTGTAAGGCTCATAACGTGTTGTTTATGGCTGACGAAGTGCAGACCGGTATTGCCCGCACGGGTAGAATGCTGGCGTGTGATCACGAGGGGGTGCGTCCGGACGTTTTGATCCTAGGTAAAGCTATTTCCGGAGGATTAATGCCTGTTTCCTGCGTGTTGGCAGATGACGAGATCATGTTGACCATTAAGCCGGGAGAACATGGTTCGACTTACGGGGGAAATCCCATCGCGGCCAAAGTGTCTATGGCTGCTTTACAGGTAATCAAGGATGAGAAACTGGAAGAGAATGCCGAAAGATTGGGTAAGATTTTCCGGGAGAGAATGAAAGCGATTAAATCCGATATGGTGGAACTTGTCCGCGGTAAAGGTTTGCTGAATGCGGTGGTAATTACCCCGAAGAATGGTAAAACGGCTTGGGATGTATGTTTGAAGTTACGTGACAACGGTTTGTTAGCTAAACCGACTCACGAGCATATTATTCGTTTCGCCCCGCCTTTGGTTATCAATGAAGAGCAATTGATTGAAGCGATAGGTATCATCGAGAAAACATTAAAAGAGTTCGAGTAG
- a CDS encoding RNA polymerase sigma factor — MSIDFDSLLEGVNKKDMRAWEELYARYYAVLCSYVNNILRDRDQAQDIVQDVLVAIWKSSKQFGDMKELTSYLYRSCYNNALIYKRNVQIRKGIEQKIVLEAEVEFSDEIFAITVRDELLRQLYCYIKELPDGAREIMELSILGLSGPEIAEKLGITIHTVKTQKSRSFKYLREKLKDSVLLFLI; from the coding sequence ATGTCAATAGATTTCGATTCATTATTGGAAGGCGTTAATAAAAAAGATATGCGGGCGTGGGAAGAGCTTTATGCAAGGTATTATGCCGTGTTGTGTTCTTACGTGAACAATATCTTGCGGGATCGGGATCAGGCTCAGGACATTGTACAGGATGTTTTGGTGGCTATCTGGAAATCTTCCAAGCAGTTTGGGGATATGAAGGAACTGACTTCTTATTTATATCGTTCTTGTTATAACAATGCGTTGATTTATAAGCGTAATGTTCAAATCCGTAAGGGTATAGAACAAAAGATCGTATTGGAGGCTGAGGTGGAATTTTCTGACGAGATCTTTGCTATTACCGTGAGGGATGAGTTATTGAGACAGTTGTATTGTTATATCAAGGAATTACCGGATGGTGCAAGGGAAATAATGGAATTAAGTATTTTGGGGTTGTCCGGGCCTGAAATTGCAGAAAAGTTAGGGATCACGATTCACACCGTGAAAACACAGAAAAGTAGGAGCTTCAAGTATTTACGAGAGAAGTTGAAAGATTCCGTGCTGTTATTTTTAATTTGA
- a CDS encoding FecR family protein — MKLDLHRVVELFRKSFSTSLSDAEKEELDETLQDGCLKEVYDQLSDETFVLDKFREFEIYSYKPAFNKLKIYQRHTRMSKWIAWGSSIAAILILVFVLVRPWEYHDEVQELVEVTQHIIPPGSNAAILKLADGRMIEIGEQPLELKDVQGSVVKYENGRLSYSSGEECAIKDVYNELVVPIGGECHVLLDDGTEVWLNADSKLKYPIAFSGESREVILSGEAYFDVKKDTRPFVVSLESGDVTVLGTSFGVSAYPGYPNYTTLVRGSVRFTSLRQEQVVLTPGEQAVVNISGTLEKRNVDVEEFVGWKDGVFIFKDKTLAEIMQILERWYGVNVIFQDESLKELEYTGSLERYDSINTFLQLLEKLKEIRYEIKKNTIVLFK, encoded by the coding sequence ATGAAATTGGATTTACATAGAGTGGTAGAGTTGTTTCGAAAATCTTTTTCGACTTCACTTTCCGATGCAGAAAAAGAGGAATTGGACGAAACCTTGCAAGATGGTTGTTTGAAGGAGGTATATGATCAATTATCGGATGAAACTTTTGTACTGGATAAATTCCGGGAATTTGAAATATATAGCTATAAACCTGCCTTTAATAAGTTGAAAATTTACCAGCGTCATACCCGGATGAGCAAGTGGATAGCTTGGGGATCGTCTATCGCTGCGATTTTGATTCTTGTGTTTGTGTTGGTTCGTCCTTGGGAATATCATGATGAGGTACAGGAGTTAGTTGAAGTAACGCAACATATTATACCTCCCGGGAGTAATGCAGCTATTCTAAAGTTGGCTGATGGGAGAATGATCGAGATCGGGGAACAGCCTCTGGAACTTAAAGATGTTCAAGGAAGTGTGGTGAAATATGAAAACGGACGTCTTTCTTATTCATCCGGAGAAGAATGTGCGATAAAGGATGTCTACAATGAGTTGGTTGTGCCTATTGGTGGAGAGTGTCATGTTCTTTTGGATGATGGGACGGAAGTTTGGCTAAATGCAGATTCAAAATTGAAATATCCTATTGCGTTTAGCGGGGAAAGTCGTGAAGTGATCCTGTCGGGAGAGGCTTATTTTGATGTGAAAAAGGATACTCGTCCTTTTGTTGTAAGTCTGGAAAGTGGTGATGTAACAGTACTTGGAACCTCTTTTGGCGTGAGTGCTTACCCGGGTTATCCGAATTACACGACTTTGGTCAGGGGAAGTGTCCGTTTTACTTCTCTACGACAGGAACAAGTTGTTTTGACTCCCGGGGAACAGGCTGTAGTTAATATTTCCGGAACTTTGGAAAAACGGAACGTGGATGTGGAAGAGTTTGTCGGGTGGAAAGATGGAGTGTTCATTTTCAAAGATAAAACATTGGCTGAAATCATGCAAATATTGGAGCGTTGGTATGGAGTAAACGTGATTTTTCAGGATGAAAGCCTGAAAGAATTGGAGTACACGGGTAGCCTTGAAAGATATGATTCTATTAATACATTCTTGCAATTGTTGGAAAAATTAAAAGAAATTCGGTATGAAATAAAGAAAAATACAATCGTCCTATTTAAATAA
- a CDS encoding SusC/RagA family TonB-linked outer membrane protein produces MKWCIAFICLFTLNLSANVYSQKNIVSLDLSDVSIEQFVKVVKQQTSLKFMYNSSLIRQAGKISVKVENKELKDVLSMVLGKVNLEYEFFNNVILIRQKGEGKSEQQKKKVVNGTVKDEHGVTLPGVSVLIKGESVGVATDINGKYSITIPENKKEVVFAFSFVGMVPVEVRYTGQDSINVVLKEDVEKIDEVVVNGYFTRKKESYTGVSTTFSGNDLRKVSTGNILNTLSMLDPSFTKVVNNEMGSDPNTIPNFEIRGSSSLKADFDGNPNMPTFIMDGFEVSAEKVFDLDPTRVRFITILKDAAATAIYGSRAANGVVVIETEAPKPGKLQLSYNGSMNFEVADLSDYNLMNAEEKLEYEVRAGLYDKEDRPDWTDDTFDAYNQKLKLVKQGNDVDWLAIPVRELGVGHKHSIIAEGGNESFRYALDLSYSNKIGVMKGSKRETYGGGIRLQYNLKKLKFTDYASFDHVKSVNSPYGNFSAYQYYNPYYNPYDENGNVKKMLYEYSYYDRGFQTKKMYNELYNAVLPSKDQSTSNRFLNNFAIEYDIIQGLKLKANLSLSVDNGRTDVYKPYENTEFIDKEKKGSYSQGQYEDFSYDVNIILTYFKTFKKHVLNAGFIYNLRETNHDQTDVYALGFPNANMDHISMGAGFKEGDKPGGAYDVTRLVGFVGNLGYTYDERFLLDFSVRSDGSSLYGSNNRWGTFWSLGLGYNLHHEKFMERLTFINLLKIRGSIGTTGGQNFNPYQSMAMYSYNDDRISSISYSGYIGAILKAFGNKNLRWQKVEKQNVGLDFELFDRRLTGSFNVYNDISKDVLIDVTLAPSLGFSSYKENLGEVKNSGVELTLKGTVIRDREREIYWDIMYNLAHNKNKVTKINQALTAFNDKQDAEVKNKPVIRYKEGLSQNTIWANESLGIDPATGEEIFLDMNGNKVNEWDAANYKPFGSTDPKIYGTIGTMFTYKKWELNAHLYYKYGGYIYNSTLVDKVENVNPNENGDKRILYDRWNKEGDVAKFKKVSDVSVTNPTSRFIEKENYIQLQSLSIGYDFSCDKLREIGIQRLKLSAIGNDIFTSSTVKMERGTSYPFARTFSLSAQLTF; encoded by the coding sequence ATGAAATGGTGTATTGCTTTTATCTGCTTGTTCACTTTGAACTTGTCTGCGAATGTGTATTCTCAAAAGAATATTGTGTCGCTGGATTTATCTGATGTATCCATTGAACAGTTTGTGAAAGTGGTTAAACAGCAGACGTCACTTAAATTCATGTATAATTCATCTCTTATCCGTCAGGCGGGGAAGATTTCAGTGAAAGTTGAAAACAAGGAGTTGAAGGACGTGCTGAGTATGGTGTTGGGTAAAGTCAACTTGGAATACGAATTTTTTAATAACGTGATCTTGATTCGCCAAAAAGGAGAGGGAAAGAGTGAGCAGCAAAAGAAAAAGGTGGTGAACGGGACGGTGAAAGATGAGCATGGGGTGACCTTACCGGGTGTTTCCGTCTTGATTAAAGGCGAGAGCGTGGGTGTTGCCACGGATATAAACGGGAAATATTCCATCACGATTCCTGAGAATAAGAAGGAGGTTGTTTTTGCTTTCTCGTTTGTCGGGATGGTTCCGGTAGAGGTTCGATATACCGGTCAGGATTCGATTAATGTCGTGTTGAAAGAGGATGTCGAAAAAATAGATGAGGTGGTGGTAAATGGTTATTTTACCAGAAAAAAAGAGAGTTACACGGGTGTTTCTACGACCTTCTCCGGGAATGATTTGAGAAAAGTATCCACGGGGAACATTCTGAACACGTTGTCCATGCTTGACCCTTCTTTTACGAAAGTTGTGAATAACGAGATGGGGAGTGACCCGAACACGATTCCTAATTTCGAGATTCGCGGTTCCAGTAGTTTGAAAGCTGATTTTGACGGGAATCCGAATATGCCGACATTTATCATGGATGGTTTTGAGGTGTCGGCGGAAAAAGTGTTTGACCTTGATCCGACTCGGGTACGTTTTATCACGATATTGAAAGATGCGGCAGCAACGGCTATTTATGGTTCTCGTGCGGCGAATGGGGTTGTCGTTATTGAGACAGAGGCGCCGAAACCGGGAAAATTGCAATTATCTTATAACGGGAGCATGAATTTTGAGGTGGCTGATCTTTCCGATTATAATTTGATGAATGCGGAGGAAAAATTGGAATATGAAGTTCGTGCGGGACTGTATGATAAAGAAGACAGGCCTGATTGGACGGATGACACGTTTGACGCGTATAATCAAAAATTGAAACTTGTTAAGCAAGGAAATGATGTGGATTGGTTGGCCATTCCCGTGAGGGAGTTAGGAGTTGGTCACAAACATTCTATTATTGCGGAAGGTGGTAACGAATCGTTTCGTTATGCTTTAGACCTTTCTTATTCTAATAAAATAGGTGTGATGAAAGGTTCCAAACGTGAAACATACGGAGGAGGAATACGGCTTCAATATAATTTGAAAAAGTTGAAGTTTACGGATTATGCTTCGTTTGATCACGTGAAATCCGTGAATTCTCCTTATGGTAATTTCAGTGCTTATCAATATTACAATCCTTATTATAATCCTTATGATGAGAACGGGAATGTGAAAAAGATGCTCTACGAGTACTCGTATTATGACCGGGGGTTTCAGACAAAAAAGATGTACAATGAGTTGTATAATGCTGTTTTACCTTCTAAAGATCAATCGACCTCAAATCGTTTCTTGAATAATTTTGCTATCGAGTATGATATTATTCAAGGGTTGAAGTTAAAGGCGAATTTATCGTTAAGTGTTGACAATGGAAGGACAGATGTTTATAAGCCATATGAAAACACGGAATTTATTGATAAAGAGAAGAAGGGAAGTTACTCGCAGGGACAATACGAGGATTTCAGTTATGATGTAAATATTATATTGACGTATTTCAAAACGTTTAAAAAGCATGTCTTGAATGCCGGTTTTATTTATAACCTGCGTGAAACGAATCATGATCAGACGGATGTGTATGCGCTTGGTTTCCCGAATGCCAACATGGACCATATTTCGATGGGTGCCGGGTTTAAAGAGGGTGATAAACCCGGTGGAGCTTACGATGTGACCCGTTTGGTGGGTTTTGTGGGTAACTTGGGTTACACGTATGACGAGCGATTTCTGCTTGATTTTTCCGTTCGTAGTGATGGTTCTTCTTTGTATGGATCGAATAATCGTTGGGGTACGTTCTGGTCGTTAGGATTGGGATATAATTTACATCACGAGAAATTTATGGAACGTTTGACATTTATCAACTTGCTCAAAATTCGGGGATCTATCGGAACGACCGGGGGACAGAATTTTAACCCCTATCAATCCATGGCAATGTATTCTTATAACGATGACCGAATTAGTTCGATTTCATATAGTGGTTATATCGGAGCTATATTGAAGGCTTTCGGTAATAAAAATTTGAGGTGGCAGAAGGTTGAAAAACAAAATGTGGGTTTGGATTTCGAGTTGTTTGACAGACGCTTGACGGGGTCTTTCAACGTTTATAATGATATTTCCAAGGATGTACTTATTGACGTGACTCTTGCTCCCTCGCTGGGATTTTCTTCTTACAAGGAGAATCTGGGAGAGGTGAAAAACAGTGGTGTCGAGTTAACATTGAAAGGTACGGTAATTCGGGATAGAGAACGTGAAATTTATTGGGACATCATGTATAATCTGGCTCATAATAAAAACAAGGTGACGAAGATCAATCAGGCATTGACTGCTTTTAATGACAAGCAAGATGCAGAAGTGAAGAATAAACCGGTGATACGGTATAAAGAAGGCTTGTCACAGAACACGATATGGGCCAACGAGTCGCTAGGTATCGATCCGGCAACCGGGGAGGAAATTTTTTTGGATATGAACGGGAATAAAGTGAACGAGTGGGATGCAGCGAATTACAAACCATTCGGATCGACGGATCCCAAGATTTACGGTACGATAGGAACCATGTTCACGTATAAAAAGTGGGAATTGAATGCACACCTGTATTATAAATATGGCGGTTATATCTACAATTCAACTCTCGTGGATAAGGTGGAGAACGTGAACCCGAACGAGAATGGTGATAAACGGATTTTGTATGACCGATGGAACAAAGAGGGGGATGTGGCTAAATTTAAAAAAGTGAGTGACGTGTCCGTGACTAACCCGACATCACGTTTTATAGAGAAAGAAAACTACATTCAATTACAATCTTTGTCAATTGGTTATGATTTCAGTTGTGATAAATTGAGAGAAATAGGGATTCAGCGTCTGAAACTTTCTGCGATCGGTAATGATATTTTTACCTCGTCAACGGTGAAAATGGAAAGAGGTACTTCGTATCCTTTTGCACGTACTTTCTCTCTCTCGGCCCAATTAACTTTTTAA